From Arachis stenosperma cultivar V10309 chromosome 2, arast.V10309.gnm1.PFL2, whole genome shotgun sequence, one genomic window encodes:
- the LOC130961118 gene encoding proteasome subunit alpha type-4-like — MSRRYDSRTTIFSPEGRLYQVEYAMEAIGNAGSAIGILSKDGVVLVGEKKVTSKLLQTSSSTEKMYKIDDHVACAVAGIMSDANILINTARVQAQRYTYAYQEPMPVEQLVQSLCDTKQGYTQFGGLRPFGVSFLFAGWDKNFGFQLYMSDPSGNYGGWKAGAIGANNQAAQSILKQDYKDGITREEAVQLALKVLSKTMDSTSLTSEKIELAEVFLSPSGKVKYEVCSPEALNKLLVKFGVTQPATDTA; from the coding sequence ATGTCGCGAAGATATGATAGCCGTACAACAATCTTCTCCCCTGAAGGACGTCTTTATCAAGTGGAGTATGCAATGGAGGCTATTGGAAATGCTGGTTCTGCCATAGGGATCTTATCAAAAGATGGTGTCGTGTTGGTTGGCGAAAAGAAGGTAACATCCAAACTGCTGCAAACCTCTTCATCCACTGAGAAAATGTACAAGATTGATGATCATGTTGCATGTGCTGTTGCCGGGATAATGTCGGATGCGAACATCCTCATCAATACAGCTAGGGTCCAAGCACAACGCTACACATATGCCTACCAAGAGCCCATGCCTGTTGAACAGTTGGTTCAGTCTCTTTGTGATACTAAGCAAGGATACACCCAATTCGGTGGTCTTCGACCATTTGGGGTCTCATTCCTGTTTGCAGGTTGGGACAAAAACTTTGGCTTCCAACTCTACATGAGTGATCCTAGTGGAAACTATGGCGGTTGGAAAGCAGGAGCTATTGGTGCAAACAACCAGGCGGCTCAGTCAATACTGAAACAGGACTACAAGGATGGCATTACGAGAGAAGAAGCTGTGCAACTTGCATTGAAGGTATTAAGCAAGACTATGGACAGCACAAGCTTGAcctcagagaagattgaatTAGCAGAGGTTTTCCTCTCACCTTCTGGAAAGGTCAAGTATGAAGTTTGCTCCCCTGAGGCATTGAATAAACTATTGGTGAAGTTTGGGGTGACTCAACCAGCAACAGACACTGCCTAG
- the LOC130961117 gene encoding protein trichome birefringence-like 34 — protein sequence MANKASQEIVLGNTSTTNGGIRSTFQSLVLVLTTIVVVTGVYLTQEGGEWFEESSSNSMSSIIEESKCNMFNGKWVFDNITHPLYKEKQCTYMSDQLACEKFGRKDLSYQNWRWQPHQCHIPRFNAIAMLEKLRNKRLVFVGDSLNRGQWISMVCLVESSVLPSLKSMRTIANGSLSIFKAIEYNASIEFYWAPLLVESNSDDPINHRVANRIVRVKSIEKHARHWTDADILVFNTFLWWRRRAMNVLWGSFEDPDAVYKRVEMVRVYEMALRTWSDWLEVHVNRSKTQLFFVSMSPTHQRAHEWGGVKGENCYKETDLITQEDYWGNGTFPSMMRVVENVLQDLKSRGLNVQMLNITQLSEYRKEGHPSIYRKQWEPLTEEQISNPKTYADCIHWCLPGVSDTWNELLYAYIFHQ from the exons ATGGCAAATAAGGCATCACAAGAAATAGTGTTAGGAAACACTAGTACTACAAATGGAGGAATAAGAAGCACATTTCAATCACTTGTTTTAGTACTAACAACAATTGTAGTTGTGACTGGCGTTTATCTAACACAAGAAGGAGGAGAATGGTTTGAAGAGAGTAGTAGTAATAGTATGTCATCAATTATTGAAGAATCAAAATGCAACATGTTTAATGGTAAGTGGGTTTTTGACAACATAACTCATCCATTATACAAAGAGAAGCAATGCACATACATGTCAGATCAATTGGCTTGTGAGAAGTTTGGAAGGAAGGACCTTAGCTACCAGAATTGGAGGTGGCAGCCACACCAATGTCACATACCAAG gTTCAATGCCATAGCAATGCTTGAAAAGCTAAGGAACAAGAGGCTTGTGTTTGTGGGGGATTCACTCAATAGAGGCCAATGGATTTCAATGGTTTGCCTTGTTGAGTCTTCGGTGCTCCCATCTCTTAAATCCATGCGCACCATTGCCAATGGCTCACTAAGTATTTTTAAGGCCATA GAATACAATGCAAGCATAGAGTTCTATTGGGCCCCACTACTAGTAGAATCAAACTCAGATGATCCAATAAACCATAGAGTAGCAAATAGAATTGTGAGGGTCAAGAGCATTGAGAAGCATGCTAGGCATTGGACTGATGCAGACATTCTGGTCTTCAACACTTTCCTTTGGTGGAGAAGGCGTGCAATGAATGTTCT GTGGGGATCATTTGAAGATCCAGATGCAGTGTACAAAAGGGTTGAAATGGTGAGAGTCTATGAAATGGCATTGAGGACTTGGTCAGATTGGTTGGAGGTCCATGTTAATCGTAGCAAGACACAGTTGTTTTTTGTTAGCATGTCACCCACTCACCAAAG GGCTCATGAATGGGGAGGAGTGAAGGGTGAAAACTGCTACAAAGAAACAGATTTGATTACACAAGAGGATTACTGGGGGAATGGTACTTTTCCATCAATGATGAGGGTGGTGGAAAATGTACTTCAAGATTTGAAATCAAGAGGTTTGAATGTTCAGATGCTTAACATCACACAGCTCTCAGAGTACAGAAAAGAAGGTCACCCATCTATCTATAGGAAGCAATGGGAGCCTCTAACAGAAGAACAGATTTCTAACCCAAAAACTTATGCAGATTGCATACATTGGTGCCTTCCAGGAGTTTCTGACACTTGGAATGAGCTTCTCTATGCCTATATTTTCCATCAATGA